Proteins found in one Panicum hallii strain FIL2 chromosome 4, PHallii_v3.1, whole genome shotgun sequence genomic segment:
- the LOC112889586 gene encoding peroxidase 11, with amino-acid sequence MAAGVLCFRVFALSMACLLLAVPLLVAQDPSKLSLEYYSKTCPNVEHVVRTEMECAVRADTRNAALMLRLHFHDCFVQGCDGSVLLDDTATMIGEKQADQNVNSLKGFELVDKIKEKLEADCPGTVSCADLLAIAARDAVVLVGGPYWDVPVGRLDSKKASLDLANSDIPTAQQGLLTLIAKFWQKGLDATDMVALVGSHTIGFARCENFRDRIYGDFEMTTKYNPSSETYLSKLKEVCALDSGDDNISAMDSHTSAIFDNAYYETLIKGEGLLNSDQEMWSSIAGYSTADTVNKYWADPAAFFKQFSDSMVKMGNITNPAGGEVRKNCRFVNT; translated from the exons ATGGCCGCAGGCGTGCTGTGCTTCAGGGTATTTGCCCTCTCCATGGCTTGCCTTCTCCTTGCCGTGCCCCTGCTAGTGGCTCAGGACCCTTCGAAGCTAAGCCTGGAGTACTACTCCAAGACATGCCCAAATGTGGAGCACGTTGTCCGCACGGAGATGGAGTGCGCGGTGCGTGCCGACACCCGCAACGCCGCCCTGATGCTTCGCCTACATTTCCATGATTGCTTCGTTCAG GGATGTGATGGATCAGTGCTGCTTGATGACACTGCGACCATGATCGGGGAGAAGCAGGCGGACCAGAACGTCAACTCGCTGAAAGGGTTCGAGCTGGTCGACAAGATCAAGGAGAAGCTGGAAGCTGATTGCCCTGGAACAGTTTCTTGCGCAGACTTGCTCGCCATTGCAGCCAGGGACGCGGTTGTGCTG GTAGGTGGGCCTTATTGGGATGTCCCGGTAGGAAGATTGGActccaagaaggcaagcctggACCTAGCAAACAGTGACATCCCTACAGCTCAGCAGGGCCTTCTCACCCTCATTGCCAAGTTCTGGCAGAAAGGCCTTGATGCCACTGACATGGTGGCCCTCGTTG GCTCCCACACAATTGGATTCGCCAGGTGCGAGAATTTCCGGGACAGGATCTACGGCGACTTTGAGATGACAACCAAGTACAATCCATCATCAGAGACATACCTCAGCAAGCTGAAAGAGGTCTGCGCCCTGGACAGCGGTGATGACAACATCAGCGCCATGGACAGCCACACCTCCGCAATCTTCGACAATGCCTACTACGAGACGCTCATCAAGGGCGAGGGCCTCCTCAACTCCGACCAGGAGATGTGGTCCAGCATCGCCGGGTACTCGACAGCCGATACTGTGAACAAGTATTGGGCCGACCCGGCCGCGTTCTTCAAGCAGTTCTCCGACTCCATGGTGAAGATGGGCAATATTACCAACCCCGCTGGTGGTGAGGTCCGGAAGAACTGCAGATTTGTCAACACATAG
- the LOC112889927 gene encoding LOW QUALITY PROTEIN: zinc finger protein HD1-like (The sequence of the model RefSeq protein was modified relative to this genomic sequence to represent the inferred CDS: inserted 1 base in 1 codon), producing MNYNFGGNVLEKEVGGEEGSCPWPRPCDGCRVAPSVVYCHADAAYLCASCDTRVHSANRVASRHERVRVCEACERAPAVLVCRADAAALCAACDAKVHSANPLAGRHQRVAVVXTPPAAIPAASVLAEAAATTGAIGDKEEEVDSWLLLTKDSDNNNISTSNNISSNNMYFAEVEEYFELVGYNSYCDNHINNTEQYGMQERQQQQLMQKEFGDKEAGECVVPSQVAMAKEQQQSGYGVVEQAASMTAGVSAYTDSISNSISFSSMEVGIVPDNMVTDMANSSILTPAGAISLFSGPSLQMPLHFSPMDREARVLRYKEKKKNRKFEKTIRYATRKTYAEARPRIKGRFAKRSDMEIEVDQMFSTAALSDGSYGTVPWF from the exons ATGAATTATAATTTTGGCGGCAACGTTCTCGAGAAGGAGGTTGGAGGCGAAGAAGGGAGTTGCCCATGGCCCAGGCCGTGCGACGGGTGCCGCGTGGCGCCGAGCGTGGTGTACTGCCACGCCGACGCTGCGTACCTCTGCGCGTCGTGCGACACGAGGGTGCACTCCGCGAACCGCGTGGCCTCGCGCCATGAGCGTGTGCGTGTCTGCGAGGCATGCGAGCGTGCCCCCGCCGTGCTGGTGTGCCGTGCCGACGCGGCAGCGCTTTGCGCCGCCTGCGACGCAAAGGTGCACTCTGCAAACCCGCTCGCCGGGAGGCACCAGCGCGTGGCCGTGG CCACTCCCCCTGCAGCCATTCCGGCTGCTTCTGTGCTTGCcgaggcagcagccaccaccGGGGCCATCGGTGACAAGGAAGAGGAGGTGGACTCTTGGCTGCTGCTCACTAAGGATTCTGACAACAACAACATCAGCACCAGCAACAACATCAGTAGCAACAACATGTACTTTGCAGAAGTGGAAGAATACTTTGAACTTGTTGGGTACAATTCATACTGCGACAACCACATCAACAATACAGAGCAGTACGGAATGCAAgaacggcagcagcagcagctgatgCAAAAagaatttggagataaggaagCTGGAGAGTGTGTGGTACCTTCACAAGTTGCGATGGCAAAAGAGCAGCAGCAGAGTGGCTATGGAGTTGTAGAGCAGGCTGCCTCCATGACTGCTGGGGTCAGTGCTTACACCGATTCCATCAGCAACAGC ATATCTTTCTCATCAATGGAGGTGGGTATAGTACCAGACAACATGGTCACAGACATGGCAAACTCCAGCATCCTGACACCTGCTGGAGCCATCAGTCTCTTCTCAGGTCCTTCACTTCAGATGCCACTTCACTTCAGCCCAATGGACAGAGAGGCCAGGGTCCTAAGGtacaaggagaagaagaagaataggAAGTTTGAGAAGACCATACGTTATGCAACAAGGAAGACATATGCAGAAGCACGGCCAAGGATCAAGGGTCGCTTCGCCAAAAGATCTGATATGGAGATCGAAGTGGACCAGATGTTCTCAACTGCAGCTCTGTCTGATGGTAGCTACGGTACTGTCCCATGGTTCTGA